From Woronichinia naegeliana WA131, the proteins below share one genomic window:
- the egtC gene encoding ergothioneine biosynthesis protein EgtC has translation MCRLLGYLGKPIQLDRLLYQPEHSLVVQSYQPKEMTAGLLNADGFGLGWYGQDQQSYLYKNILPIWNDINLPHLSRYIESGCWLSYVRSATPPLAVDLSNCQPFSQQNLLFIHNGFINHFRTTLYRPIRELLSDQCYQFIHGTTDSEHIFALIINELQKSPHLSLFKAVEKAIAILTDLAKQKHTYFSANLIISDGQQIVACRYANRQPVPSLYWLKNDMGYPNGIIIASEPLFEGNWQAFEANKILQFN, from the coding sequence ATGTGCCGTTTGCTAGGGTATTTGGGAAAACCCATTCAACTTGATCGACTTCTCTATCAGCCAGAACACTCCCTGGTTGTACAAAGTTATCAGCCGAAGGAAATGACGGCGGGTTTATTAAATGCTGATGGTTTTGGTCTGGGCTGGTATGGACAAGATCAGCAATCCTATCTCTATAAGAATATTTTGCCCATTTGGAATGATATTAATTTGCCCCATCTCAGTCGCTACATTGAGTCGGGTTGCTGGCTGAGTTATGTCCGTAGTGCGACACCACCGTTGGCGGTAGATTTAAGCAATTGTCAGCCCTTTAGTCAACAAAATTTGTTATTTATTCATAATGGTTTTATTAATCATTTCCGAACGACTTTATATCGTCCCATTCGAGAGCTATTAAGTGATCAATGTTATCAGTTTATTCATGGAACAACGGATTCAGAACATATTTTTGCGTTGATAATCAATGAATTACAAAAATCGCCCCATCTTTCCCTGTTTAAGGCAGTCGAAAAGGCGATCGCTATTTTAACGGACTTAGCCAAGCAGAAACATACCTATTTTTCCGCCAATCTGATCATTAGTGATGGTCAGCAGATCGTCGCCTGTCGTTATGCCAATCGTCAACCAGTCCCAAGCCTTTATTGGTTAAAAAATGATATGGGTTATCCAAACGGAATTATTATTGCTTCTGAACCACTTTTTGAGGGAAATTGGCAAGCTTTTGAAGCGAATAAGATTCTTCAGTTTAATTAA